In Zunongwangia profunda SM-A87, the following proteins share a genomic window:
- the hpt gene encoding hypoxanthine phosphoribosyltransferase, producing MIKLHDLVFEPYISGEEINKAIETIAEKLNEDFKGERPIFLSVLNGSFMFSSEVMKRFKEECEIHFVKLGSYEGTDSTGNVRTLIGLNKSLAGKKVVILEDIVDTGGTLKELDRILKEKNVAEYKIATLFYKPSMYREKFTLDYTGIEIPNEFIVGYGLDYDGLGRNLTSVYKRKS from the coding sequence TTGATAAAACTACACGATCTTGTATTTGAGCCTTACATAAGCGGTGAAGAAATTAATAAGGCGATAGAAACTATTGCTGAAAAATTAAACGAGGATTTTAAGGGGGAACGTCCAATTTTTTTAAGTGTGCTTAATGGTTCCTTTATGTTTTCATCTGAAGTAATGAAGAGGTTTAAAGAGGAATGTGAAATCCATTTTGTGAAACTCGGTTCTTATGAAGGAACGGATTCTACCGGAAATGTAAGGACATTAATTGGTTTAAATAAATCTTTAGCTGGTAAGAAAGTGGTCATCCTGGAAGATATAGTGGATACAGGAGGAACTCTTAAAGAACTGGATCGAATTTTAAAAGAAAAGAATGTTGCTGAATATAAAATAGCGACACTTTTTTATAAACCTTCTATGTATCGGGAAAAATTCACATTAGATTATACAGGAATTGAAATTCCAAATGAATTTATTGTAGGTTATGGATTGGACTATGACGGTCTGGGACGTAATCTTACTTCTGTATACAAACGTAAATCGTAA
- a CDS encoding 5-(carboxyamino)imidazole ribonucleotide synthase, translated as MINYFSSDFKLGILGGGQLGKMMLYDTLKYDIQTYVLDPSNEAPCKIACNYFEQGDLMDYDTVLNFGRKVDVLTFEIEGVNIEALKTLEAEGVKTYPDAATLEKIQNKAIQKQFYTEKQIPTAAFKTYQKIENLIADVESGARSLPFVWKSATGGYDGKGVSVIKVADALKDLPDAECIAEEMIPFKNELAVIVARTPGGEVKTYPVVEMEFHPTANQVEYVICPARIEDHVAEKARAVATQVSEAFEHVGLLAVEMFQTKNDEILVNEVAPRPHNSGHYSIEASYTNQFEQHLRAILDLPLGNTDSKVGGIMVNLVGDKDYEGEVIYQNIDKIMKMDGVTPHIYGKKITRPFRKMGHVTIVNENIDEARKVAEKVKEEIKVISKS; from the coding sequence ATGATTAATTATTTTTCTTCAGATTTTAAACTAGGAATCCTTGGCGGAGGGCAGTTAGGAAAAATGATGCTATACGACACCCTTAAATATGATATTCAAACCTACGTTTTGGATCCCAGTAACGAAGCTCCCTGTAAAATTGCGTGTAATTATTTTGAACAGGGCGATCTTATGGATTATGATACGGTTTTAAACTTCGGAAGAAAAGTAGATGTGCTCACTTTTGAAATTGAAGGCGTAAACATAGAAGCCTTAAAAACACTGGAAGCTGAAGGGGTTAAAACCTACCCAGATGCTGCAACGCTAGAGAAAATTCAGAATAAAGCAATACAAAAGCAGTTTTATACTGAAAAACAAATTCCAACCGCTGCGTTTAAAACCTATCAAAAAATTGAAAATCTTATCGCCGATGTTGAGTCTGGCGCAAGATCTTTACCTTTTGTTTGGAAAAGTGCCACAGGTGGTTACGACGGAAAAGGAGTTTCTGTAATCAAAGTAGCCGATGCTTTAAAAGATCTACCAGATGCCGAGTGTATTGCAGAAGAAATGATTCCCTTTAAAAATGAACTTGCAGTTATTGTTGCCAGAACACCCGGTGGGGAAGTAAAAACTTATCCTGTGGTAGAAATGGAATTTCATCCAACCGCCAATCAGGTAGAATATGTAATTTGCCCTGCACGAATTGAAGATCATGTTGCTGAAAAAGCCAGAGCCGTGGCAACACAAGTTTCTGAAGCTTTTGAACATGTGGGACTTTTAGCAGTGGAAATGTTTCAGACTAAAAATGACGAAATTCTTGTAAACGAAGTAGCCCCCAGGCCTCACAATAGCGGACATTATAGTATCGAAGCAAGCTACACCAATCAATTTGAACAACATCTGCGTGCTATTTTAGATTTACCTTTAGGAAACACCGATAGTAAAGTAGGCGGAATTATGGTAAATCTTGTGGGCGATAAAGACTACGAAGGTGAAGTAATTTATCAAAACATCGATAAGATCATGAAAATGGACGGTGTTACTCCACACATCTACGGAAAAAAGATCACACGTCCTTTTCGAAAAATGGGCCATGTCACCATCGTAAACGAAAATATCGACGAAGCACGAAAAGTTGCGGAGAAAGTTAAAGAAGAAATTAAAGTAATTAGCAAAAGTTAG
- the purE gene encoding 5-(carboxyamino)imidazole ribonucleotide mutase yields the protein MSKVGIIMGSTSDLPVMQEAVDILQGFDIEVEVDIVSAHRTPEKLFDYGKNAHTRGISVIIAGAGGAAHLPGMIASLSPLPVIGVPVKSRNSIDGWDSVLSILQMPGGVPVATVALDGAKNAGILAAQIIGAADKCVQDKVLVYKEGLKEKVIKGAEEVKKK from the coding sequence ATGAGCAAAGTAGGAATAATAATGGGAAGTACCAGCGACCTGCCGGTAATGCAGGAAGCAGTAGATATTTTACAAGGATTTGATATCGAAGTTGAAGTAGATATAGTTTCAGCACATCGAACTCCGGAAAAATTATTCGACTACGGAAAAAATGCTCATACCCGCGGCATTAGCGTAATTATTGCCGGTGCCGGCGGTGCTGCTCATTTACCCGGAATGATCGCTTCACTTTCTCCTTTACCGGTTATTGGTGTTCCCGTGAAATCCAGAAATTCTATCGATGGTTGGGATTCTGTGTTATCGATTTTACAAATGCCGGGCGGAGTTCCGGTAGCAACCGTTGCTCTAGATGGAGCTAAAAATGCCGGAATATTAGCCGCACAAATCATTGGTGCTGCCGATAAATGCGTTCAGGATAAAGTATTGGTGTATAAAGAAGGGCTTAAAGAAAAAGTGATCAAGGGCGCTGAAGAGGTTAAGAAGAAGTAA
- a CDS encoding adenylate kinase — protein sequence MTNLVLFGPPGAGKGTQADILKEKYQLVHISTGDVFRYNIKNETELGLTAKSFIDKGQLVPDEVTINMLNAEVDKNAEANGFIFDGFPRTENQADALAELLKGKGTEVKAMIALEVEDEVLVKRLLERGKTSGRKDDADEAVIRNRITVYYEETAILKEYYKKQNKYYGVDGVGSIEEITERISKVIDNL from the coding sequence ATGACAAATTTGGTACTCTTTGGCCCTCCGGGAGCGGGCAAAGGAACACAGGCAGATATTCTTAAAGAGAAATATCAGTTAGTACATATTTCTACCGGAGATGTTTTTAGATATAACATCAAAAATGAAACAGAATTGGGGTTAACCGCAAAGTCTTTTATCGATAAAGGCCAGTTAGTGCCAGATGAGGTTACTATAAATATGCTTAATGCCGAAGTAGATAAAAACGCTGAAGCTAATGGCTTTATTTTTGACGGGTTTCCAAGAACCGAAAACCAGGCAGATGCCTTAGCTGAACTTCTTAAAGGAAAAGGTACTGAAGTTAAAGCGATGATCGCTTTAGAGGTTGAAGATGAAGTTTTAGTGAAGCGTTTGTTAGAAAGAGGGAAAACTTCTGGGAGAAAAGATGATGCAGACGAAGCGGTAATAAGAAACAGAATTACGGTTTATTATGAGGAAACTGCGATCTTAAAAGAATATTATAAAAAGCAAAATAAATATTACGGTGTTGACGGGGTAGGTTCTATAGAAGAAATTACCGAAAGAATCAGCAAAGTAATCGATAACTTATAA